A portion of the Chondrinema litorale genome contains these proteins:
- a CDS encoding TIR domain-containing protein, which produces MPDRSFKINDVFISYSRQNLDFAKKLYHHLMEEDLEVWFDQENIPLAVDFLHEIESGINLSHNFIFIISPESILSEYCLIEIKHALKQGKRIIPVLFEEPDTFTLTKAHPEIKKLNWIFFREGLDNFHNSLLGLLDTLDQHAEYVSMHTHLLNKALFWSRNQKRSESLLMEEDRIEAEAWLKTTFDNDIPPCDAVALQSEFICESEKYAKLGMTEVFICNEPADYDIAVLIGNELMKNSFTIWIRNEDLVEDNDKIRKVIKNAIEQADNFLYLISPESLISDRCNFELNYAKTLNKRIIPLIVKRADTQILTQNFQFLSYIDFSEPIKVKFYTDVFKKAFNQLLIELYKNQHYYEQHKYLLVQALHWKRQNENIAILIKGYQYQNARSWCLEGQTNLKHPPIELHKEFLDTCESSSAHLQSEIYISYARNDSDFARRLNNDLQINGRVTWMEQNYIPNGVDYQEETFKAIESSDNYLLIASPFAIQSPYCRDELEYAHALGKRIIIVKYRDCDLNLIVDHDVQYTEVNFEFLSNRYAECFSNLLRELDVDRDYIRHHNQLSQKALEWEQKDFDTDFLLRGTELIAALDWYKDALEKEKAPAPSPLQIKLINKSEEQADLSRKKYKQRINRLRVLVVVMAISLISAGYFAYKLEIARVASEENEKLAYELREEAIKRQETLELQKKRLDSLQVLQDKLNSEFRKPAFQRNETLIRELLNIKDSLAERINQQDEVDIQTQMAEKEEEQKLFEFHDGLAVYELKGKYGFIDEEENIKIEPIYDGAGRFSDGLAKVRKNGKWGYINTSGELIIDFQFDLADNFENDTARVRQFNVSYQIDRFNTCLNNCEEFKEKQLIGNAAKKYEATGNILSEGLLRVQKNGKWGFIDSQGNITINFKYDAAENFKNGNANVVYNNQAQVINLQGICIENCVTELLDFSKIDASKNIRAFNISKYEITNTQFKEFLNTIKKDNAEASEWINLSPGGSKNASQGILWNGNAFEVKFGYDKKPVCFVSYYGAEAFCKWAGGRLPNVKEWELATSGKSDSTFYTYGGTNNLQEIVWLQGLDNKLCDVDDSRFPANTTGLKHTSGNVWEWCTLPNNTNSAVLKGGSLTSGPNQFKPAYNNKKDKIAYDGYFGFRMVKIEK; this is translated from the coding sequence ATGCCCGATAGGTCTTTCAAGATAAATGATGTATTTATTTCCTATTCCAGACAAAACCTTGATTTCGCTAAAAAGCTTTATCATCACCTAATGGAAGAAGACCTTGAGGTATGGTTTGATCAGGAAAACATACCACTGGCAGTTGACTTTCTCCACGAAATTGAAAGCGGAATTAACCTATCTCATAACTTTATCTTTATAATCTCACCAGAATCAATTCTATCAGAATACTGCTTAATTGAAATAAAACATGCACTTAAGCAGGGAAAAAGAATTATTCCGGTTTTGTTTGAAGAGCCAGATACCTTTACCCTCACAAAGGCGCATCCTGAAATTAAAAAACTCAACTGGATTTTCTTTAGAGAAGGCCTAGACAATTTTCACAACTCATTATTGGGGCTGCTAGATACGCTCGATCAGCATGCTGAATATGTGAGTATGCATACACATCTACTTAATAAAGCTTTGTTTTGGAGCAGAAATCAAAAAAGGTCCGAATCTCTTTTGATGGAAGAAGATCGCATTGAGGCAGAAGCTTGGCTAAAAACTACTTTCGACAATGATATCCCCCCTTGTGATGCTGTAGCACTGCAATCTGAATTTATATGTGAGAGTGAGAAATATGCCAAACTCGGCATGACGGAAGTATTCATCTGTAATGAACCTGCAGATTATGATATTGCTGTGCTAATCGGTAATGAGCTGATGAAAAACAGCTTTACTATTTGGATAAGAAATGAAGACCTTGTTGAGGATAATGATAAAATTAGAAAAGTAATAAAAAATGCAATTGAACAAGCAGATAACTTTCTATATCTTATTTCTCCTGAATCTCTTATCTCAGACAGGTGTAATTTTGAATTAAACTATGCAAAAACGCTTAACAAAAGAATAATACCTTTAATTGTTAAAAGAGCAGACACACAAATACTTACTCAAAACTTTCAGTTTCTTTCTTATATTGATTTTAGTGAGCCAATCAAAGTTAAATTTTACACAGATGTGTTTAAAAAAGCTTTTAACCAACTTCTAATAGAGCTTTACAAAAATCAACATTATTACGAACAGCATAAATACTTACTAGTTCAGGCTTTACACTGGAAAAGGCAAAACGAAAATATCGCTATCTTAATTAAAGGGTATCAATATCAAAATGCCCGCTCTTGGTGTCTCGAAGGGCAAACAAATCTAAAACATCCTCCTATAGAACTACACAAAGAATTTCTCGATACTTGTGAGAGTAGTTCTGCCCATCTTCAAAGTGAAATTTACATATCGTATGCGCGTAACGATAGCGATTTTGCACGTAGGTTAAACAACGATTTACAAATAAATGGTAGAGTAACATGGATGGAGCAAAACTATATTCCTAATGGAGTTGACTATCAGGAGGAAACCTTTAAAGCCATTGAATCATCAGACAATTATTTGCTCATAGCTTCTCCTTTTGCCATTCAGTCACCTTATTGCCGCGACGAGCTAGAGTATGCCCATGCACTCGGTAAAAGAATAATAATAGTGAAATATAGAGATTGTGATCTTAATCTTATTGTAGATCATGATGTGCAATATACCGAAGTAAACTTTGAGTTTTTAAGCAATCGCTATGCAGAATGTTTTAGCAATTTGCTTCGAGAACTAGATGTCGATAGAGACTACATCCGTCATCATAACCAACTTTCGCAAAAAGCGCTAGAATGGGAACAGAAAGATTTTGATACTGACTTTTTACTAAGAGGCACAGAACTAATAGCTGCTTTAGATTGGTATAAAGATGCACTCGAAAAAGAAAAGGCTCCGGCTCCTTCTCCACTGCAAATAAAACTCATAAACAAAAGTGAAGAACAGGCTGATCTTTCCAGAAAAAAATACAAACAAAGAATTAACAGGTTAAGAGTTTTAGTTGTCGTAATGGCTATCTCGCTTATTTCAGCAGGATACTTTGCCTACAAACTAGAAATTGCCAGAGTAGCCTCAGAAGAGAATGAGAAACTTGCTTATGAGCTAAGAGAAGAAGCGATTAAAAGACAAGAAACTCTCGAACTCCAAAAAAAGCGGCTAGACTCTTTACAAGTTCTGCAAGATAAACTGAACTCTGAGTTTAGAAAGCCCGCCTTCCAACGAAATGAAACATTAATTAGAGAACTGCTAAACATTAAAGATTCACTAGCCGAAAGAATTAACCAGCAAGACGAAGTAGATATACAAACCCAAATGGCAGAAAAAGAAGAAGAACAAAAGCTTTTTGAGTTTCACGATGGGCTGGCAGTTTATGAGCTAAAAGGCAAGTATGGCTTTATAGATGAGGAAGAAAACATAAAAATTGAACCGATATACGATGGTGCCGGAAGGTTTAGCGATGGCCTCGCCAAAGTAAGAAAAAATGGAAAGTGGGGTTACATCAATACAAGTGGAGAACTTATTATAGATTTTCAGTTTGATTTAGCCGATAATTTTGAAAATGATACTGCCAGGGTTCGGCAATTTAATGTGTCTTACCAGATTGATAGATTTAATACTTGCCTCAATAATTGCGAAGAGTTTAAAGAGAAACAACTCATCGGAAATGCAGCAAAAAAATATGAAGCTACTGGAAATATACTTTCCGAGGGTTTACTGAGAGTCCAAAAAAATGGGAAGTGGGGTTTTATAGATTCACAAGGCAACATTACCATTAACTTTAAATATGATGCAGCCGAAAATTTCAAAAATGGCAATGCCAATGTTGTTTATAATAACCAAGCTCAAGTAATTAATTTACAAGGCATTTGTATTGAAAACTGTGTTACAGAACTTCTTGATTTCTCCAAAATTGATGCGAGCAAAAATATAAGAGCTTTCAACATATCTAAATATGAAATTACTAATACGCAGTTTAAAGAATTTTTAAATACTATTAAAAAAGATAATGCCGAAGCTTCTGAATGGATAAATCTATCTCCGGGTGGTAGTAAAAATGCAAGTCAGGGAATTCTATGGAATGGCAATGCGTTTGAGGTTAAGTTTGGTTACGATAAAAAACCAGTCTGCTTTGTTAGCTATTATGGCGCAGAAGCATTTTGTAAATGGGCTGGTGGACGATTACCAAATGTGAAAGAGTGGGAATTAGCAACCAGTGGCAAAAGCGATAGTACTTTTTATACTTATGGTGGCACAAATAATCTGCAAGAAATTGTATGGTTACAAGGCTTAGATAACAAACTGTGCGATGTGGATGATTCTAGATTTCCAGCTAATACAACAGGACTAAAACACACATCAGGTAATGTTTGGGAATGGTGTACTTTGCCTAATAATACAAATAGTGCTGTATTGAAAGGTGGAAGTTTAACTTCTGGACCTAACCAGTTTAAACCTGCATATAACAACAAAAAAGATAAAATTGCATACGATGGCTACTTTGGATTTAGAATGGTAAAAATAGAAAAATAG